A DNA window from Phragmites australis chromosome 11, lpPhrAust1.1, whole genome shotgun sequence contains the following coding sequences:
- the LOC133885297 gene encoding peroxidase 2-like, with translation MKVSAAAVVVALCAATALLAPAAEGTGKLKVGYYKNTCRGVESVVKYHVAKAIKANRRSGAALVRLIFHDCFVRGCDGSVLLDPTPANPHTEKTAPINIGLAAFEVIDEIKAAVEEQCPGTVSCSDILVYAGRDAASILSNGHVHFEPPAGRLDGVASYAAEAQRDLPDSTFTVQELIRNFRRKNFTVEELVILSGAHAVGVGHCSSLRARLTAPPDQIVPAYRNLLAGKCAAGPDPVVPNNVRDEDPAAVAAAFPSFLKKLRKTKDFLDNSYYHNNLARIVTFNSDWQLLTEKEALGHVKEYAENGTLWDEDFSDALVKLSKLPMPHGSQGQIRKHCRFVNY, from the exons ATGAaggtgtcggcggcggcggtggtggtggcgctgtgcgcggcgacggcgctgctggcgccggcggcggagggcACCGGCAAACTCAAGGTGGGCTACTACAAGAATACCTGCCGCGGCGTGGAGAGCGTCGTCAAGTACCACGTCGCCAAGGCCATCAAGGCCAACCGCCGGAGCGGCGCCGCGCTCGTCCGCCTCatcttccacgactgcttcgtcagG GGCTGCGACGGCTCGGTGCTCCTGGACCCGACCCCGGCGAACCCGCACACGGAGAAGACGGCGCCGATCAACATCGGGCTGGCGGCGTTCGAAGTGATCGACGAGATCaaggcggcggtggaggagcaGTGCCCGGGCACGGTGTCCTGCTCTGACATCCTGGTGTACGCAGGCCGCGACGCGGCCAGCATCCTGAGCAACGGCCACGTGCACTTCGAGCCGCCGGCCGGTCGCCTGGACGGCGTGGCCTCCTACGCCGCCGAGGCGCAGCGCGACCTCCCGGACTCGACCTTCACCGTCCAGGAGCTGATCCGCAACTTCCGGCGCAAGAACTTCACGGTGGAGGAGCTCGTCATCCTCTCCGGCGCGCACGCCGTCGGGGTGGGCCACTGCTCGTCCCTCCGCGCGCGGctgacggcgccgccggaccaGATCGTGCCGGCGTACCGGAACCTCCTGGCGGGGAAGTGCGCGGCGGGTCCCGACCCCGTGGTGCCGAACAACGTGCGCGACGAGGACCCcgcggccgtggcggcggcgttcccgTCGTTCCTGAAGAAGCTGCGGAAGACCAAGGACTTTCTGGACAACAGCTACTACCACAACAACCTGGCGCGGATCGTGACGTTCAACTCGGACTGGCAGCTGCTGACGGAGAAGGAGGCGCTGGGGCACGTCAAGGAGTACGCGGAGAACGGGACGCTGTGGGACGAGGACTTCTCCGACGCGCTCGTCAAGCTCAGCAAGCTGCCCATGCCGCATGGCAGCCAGGGACAGATCAGGAAGCACTGCCGCTTCGTCAACTACTAG